A genomic window from Klebsiella quasipneumoniae subsp. quasipneumoniae includes:
- the tssB gene encoding type VI secretion system contractile sheath small subunit produces MADTFQNEVPKARINLKLSLHTGGVQKKVELPLKLLTIGDFSHGKENRPLSEREKINVNKNNFNSVLSEFSPEVNLSVPNTLAGNGEEENVRLRFTDINDFEPEQIARQIPQLRAMLAMRNLLRDLKSNLLDNATFRKELEAILKDPALSQELRDEMSALAPK; encoded by the coding sequence ATGGCTGATACGTTCCAGAATGAAGTGCCTAAGGCTCGCATTAATCTTAAATTATCTCTCCACACCGGCGGCGTGCAAAAAAAGGTTGAGCTGCCATTAAAGCTGCTTACCATTGGCGATTTTAGTCACGGTAAAGAAAACCGGCCATTATCGGAAAGAGAAAAAATTAACGTCAATAAAAATAACTTTAACAGCGTACTTTCGGAATTTAGCCCGGAGGTGAATCTCTCGGTGCCGAATACGCTGGCTGGCAATGGCGAAGAGGAGAACGTCAGGCTGCGTTTTACCGATATCAACGATTTTGAACCGGAGCAGATTGCCCGGCAAATTCCACAACTCCGCGCCATGCTGGCGATGCGTAATTTATTACGCGATCTCAAATCCAATCTGCTCGATAACGCCACTTTCAGAAAAGAGCTTGAGGCAATTCTGAAAGATCCGGCGCTGTCACAGGAATTACGCGACGAAATGAGTGCGCTTGCTCCGAAATAA
- a CDS encoding SDR family NAD(P)-dependent oxidoreductase, with protein sequence MNNSAKIALVTGGSRGLGRATVEALAQRGVNVVLTYNAHFAEATDVVAWVEAQGSRAIALPFSAGETDTFDGFVSTFQAALAELGADRFHYLVNNAGNASGMGFLNATEAELDALYRIHVKGVFFLSQKLLPLLADGGRIVNISSGLTRIVMANRAPYAVMKSAVETLTRYMAFELGGRGITVNCVAPGAIATDFSGGVVRDNPQVAQAVANMTALGRPGVPEDIGPMIASLLSDDHRWVNAQRIEVSGGMRI encoded by the coding sequence ATGAACAATAGCGCAAAAATCGCCCTGGTGACAGGCGGCAGCCGTGGCCTGGGCCGCGCGACCGTTGAAGCGCTGGCTCAGCGCGGCGTGAATGTGGTATTGACCTACAACGCGCATTTCGCCGAGGCGACCGATGTGGTCGCGTGGGTTGAAGCCCAGGGCTCGCGGGCGATCGCGCTGCCCTTCAGCGCCGGCGAAACCGACACCTTTGACGGGTTTGTCAGCACCTTTCAGGCGGCCCTGGCGGAGCTGGGGGCCGATCGGTTTCATTACCTGGTCAATAATGCCGGCAATGCCAGCGGCATGGGGTTTCTGAACGCTACCGAAGCGGAGCTCGATGCGCTTTATCGCATCCATGTGAAGGGTGTTTTTTTCCTCAGCCAAAAATTATTGCCGCTGCTGGCCGATGGCGGGCGAATTGTGAATATCTCGTCCGGACTGACCCGTATCGTGATGGCGAATCGGGCGCCCTATGCAGTCATGAAGTCTGCGGTGGAAACCCTGACCCGTTATATGGCGTTTGAGCTGGGCGGCCGCGGGATCACGGTGAACTGCGTGGCGCCGGGCGCCATCGCCACGGATTTCAGCGGCGGGGTGGTGCGGGATAACCCGCAGGTCGCTCAGGCGGTGGCGAACATGACGGCGCTTGGCCGACCGGGGGTGCCAGAGGATATCGGGCCGATGATCGCCTCGCTGTTATCCGATGATCATCGCTGGGTTAATGCCCAGCGCATTGAAGTTTCCGGGGGAATGCGCATCTGA
- a CDS encoding DJ-1/PfpI family protein, with the protein MSKKILMLVGDYAEDYETMVPFQALQMIGHQVDAVCPDKAAGDYVMTAIHDFDGAQTYSEKPGHRFTLNADFAAVKAEDYDALLIPGGRAPEYLRLNEQVIKLVQAFDAARKPIAAVCHGPQLLAAAGILQGRTCSAYPACAPEVRLSGGHYADIGIDQAHVDGNLVTAPAWPAHPQWLAKFAALLAE; encoded by the coding sequence ATGAGCAAGAAGATCCTGATGCTGGTCGGCGATTACGCCGAAGATTACGAAACGATGGTCCCTTTTCAGGCACTGCAGATGATTGGCCACCAGGTCGATGCCGTCTGCCCGGATAAAGCCGCCGGCGACTATGTGATGACGGCGATCCATGATTTTGACGGAGCCCAGACCTACAGCGAAAAGCCGGGGCACCGCTTCACCCTGAACGCCGATTTTGCCGCGGTGAAGGCCGAGGATTACGACGCGCTACTGATCCCCGGCGGCCGCGCGCCAGAGTATCTGCGTCTGAACGAACAGGTCATTAAACTGGTCCAGGCGTTCGACGCCGCGCGTAAACCTATCGCCGCCGTCTGCCACGGGCCACAGCTGCTGGCCGCCGCCGGGATTCTGCAGGGGCGGACCTGCAGCGCCTATCCGGCCTGCGCCCCGGAGGTGCGCCTGAGCGGCGGGCATTATGCCGATATCGGTATCGATCAGGCGCATGTTGACGGCAATCTGGTCACCGCCCCCGCCTGGCCGGCACACCCGCAGTGGCTGGCGAAATTCGCCGCCCTGCTGGCGGAGTAA
- a CDS encoding LysR family transcriptional regulator has product MDKLDTLTLFVRIVERGSFSAAAADLGFSRPVATAAIKALEASLGARLLQRTTRHVQPTAEGSLYYQRCVSILAALEEANRSAGGSISGTLRVDVAGNLARTLLLPALPQFLARYPAITLQIGESERDVDLVREGVDCVIRGGHLPDSEMICRPLAMLQEITCASPAYLARYGTPHTIDGLAGHVTIGFVSSRTHRTLPLSFTLDGRQTEVSLPCRLLTSDADVGAEAARLGFGLYQAPLSRLEADLASGGLTEVLADFRPAPLPLSLLYPSSRQLSARVQVFIDWVTALMKAPLPQQASGRLK; this is encoded by the coding sequence ATGGATAAACTGGATACCCTGACCCTGTTCGTGCGTATCGTCGAACGGGGTTCGTTCAGCGCTGCCGCCGCGGATCTGGGTTTTTCCCGGCCGGTGGCGACCGCGGCCATTAAGGCGCTGGAGGCCAGCCTTGGGGCGCGCCTGCTGCAGCGCACCACCCGGCACGTGCAGCCGACGGCGGAGGGGTCGCTGTATTATCAGCGCTGCGTCTCCATCCTGGCGGCCCTGGAGGAGGCCAACCGCAGCGCCGGAGGGAGCATCTCCGGCACCCTTCGGGTGGACGTGGCGGGCAATCTGGCGCGAACCCTGCTGCTGCCCGCGCTACCGCAGTTTCTCGCCCGCTATCCGGCCATTACCTTGCAGATTGGCGAAAGCGAGCGCGACGTCGATCTGGTCCGCGAAGGGGTAGATTGCGTCATTCGCGGCGGCCATCTTCCCGATAGCGAGATGATTTGCCGGCCGCTCGCCATGCTGCAGGAGATCACCTGCGCCAGCCCGGCCTACCTCGCCCGGTACGGTACCCCGCATACGATTGACGGGCTGGCGGGACACGTGACGATCGGTTTTGTTTCATCGCGCACGCACCGTACCTTGCCGCTCAGTTTTACCCTGGATGGCCGCCAGACCGAGGTCAGTTTGCCCTGTCGGCTGCTGACTTCCGATGCCGACGTCGGCGCCGAAGCGGCCAGACTGGGCTTTGGCCTGTATCAGGCACCCTTGTCCCGCCTTGAGGCCGATCTGGCATCCGGTGGGTTAACGGAGGTGCTGGCTGATTTTCGCCCTGCGCCGCTGCCGCTCTCCCTGCTCTATCCCAGCAGCCGGCAGCTCTCTGCCCGGGTACAGGTATTTATCGACTGGGTGACGGCGCTGATGAAGGCGCCCCTTCCGCAGCAGGCATCCGGAAGGCTAAAATAA
- a CDS encoding glycosyltransferase → MDFYFSRFEHRRPPEPLSTPRWVRMIWQVLAVAALVLGANYIYWRWTASLNTDALWYAVPLALAETLAWIGTVLFTINLWQEKDPPPGVPPTEINDCLRADEAVESRPIKVDLFIATYSEDVELVRLSIRDAMRMTYPGPLDYKVHVLDDGRRPEMKAVCEQEGANYITRQSNIGYKAGNLRNGLEHTDGDFLIICDADTRVFPTLLSNTLGYFRDPDVAWVQTPQWFFDLPEGEDLARWLRRKAGGAGYGVGWLAQKIVGPVTIGRDPFFNDPRMFYDVILRRRNWANAAFCCGAASVHRREAVMQAALRSYVWSVDAEIARHTRDIRDPATREALQEAMRPHVAYDTELTPYKFHVSEDIYTSILLHGDAARRWRSVMHPRIESKMLSPQDMLTWMIQRFKYAAGSLDILFHDNIFSRRRFKLSLPQTLMYATTFWSYLACVWNTVFLISPIIYLFTGIPPVSAWSTPFYLHFLPFFIVSELAFMFGTWGISAWDGRASYLSFFSMNLRALNTVLRGEQIKFHVTPKERQTGRFLYLVKPQIAIVVLTLTGLLWGGIQVARGQVDDPSGYVINIFWGAVNIAAMLPLIFAAIWTPPEEQEASR, encoded by the coding sequence ATGGATTTTTATTTTTCCCGTTTTGAACATCGTCGACCGCCTGAGCCGCTCAGCACCCCGCGCTGGGTGAGGATGATCTGGCAGGTATTAGCCGTGGCCGCCCTGGTTCTCGGCGCCAATTATATTTACTGGCGCTGGACCGCGTCTTTAAATACCGACGCCCTATGGTATGCCGTTCCGCTGGCGCTGGCGGAAACCCTGGCGTGGATTGGCACAGTCCTGTTCACCATAAATTTATGGCAGGAAAAAGATCCTCCGCCAGGCGTCCCCCCGACGGAGATTAACGACTGTCTGCGAGCGGATGAAGCGGTGGAGTCGAGGCCGATTAAAGTCGATCTGTTTATCGCCACCTATTCCGAAGACGTGGAGCTGGTCAGGCTGTCGATCCGTGACGCCATGCGGATGACCTATCCCGGTCCGCTCGACTATAAGGTGCATGTTCTTGACGACGGGCGTCGCCCGGAGATGAAGGCGGTCTGCGAGCAGGAGGGGGCGAACTATATCACCCGTCAGAGCAATATCGGCTATAAGGCCGGAAACCTGCGCAACGGGCTGGAACATACCGATGGCGACTTTCTGATCATCTGTGATGCCGATACCCGCGTTTTCCCGACCCTGCTGAGCAATACGCTCGGCTATTTTCGCGATCCGGACGTCGCCTGGGTGCAGACCCCGCAATGGTTTTTCGATCTCCCGGAGGGGGAGGATCTGGCGCGCTGGCTGCGGCGTAAAGCGGGCGGCGCAGGCTACGGCGTGGGCTGGCTGGCGCAGAAAATCGTCGGTCCGGTGACCATTGGTCGCGATCCGTTTTTCAACGATCCGCGCATGTTTTACGACGTGATTTTACGGCGCCGCAACTGGGCTAATGCCGCATTCTGCTGTGGCGCCGCCTCCGTTCACCGGCGGGAAGCGGTGATGCAGGCCGCGCTGCGCAGCTACGTCTGGAGCGTTGACGCCGAGATCGCGCGTCATACGCGGGATATTCGCGACCCGGCAACGCGGGAAGCGCTGCAGGAGGCCATGCGCCCCCACGTGGCCTACGATACTGAACTGACGCCCTATAAGTTCCACGTCTCGGAAGATATTTATACCTCCATCCTGCTGCACGGCGACGCTGCCCGCCGCTGGCGCTCGGTAATGCACCCGCGGATCGAGTCGAAAATGCTCTCGCCGCAGGATATGCTGACATGGATGATCCAGCGCTTTAAGTACGCTGCCGGTTCGCTGGATATCCTGTTCCATGACAACATCTTCAGCCGCCGCCGCTTTAAACTCTCGCTGCCGCAAACGCTGATGTATGCGACCACCTTCTGGTCCTATCTGGCCTGCGTATGGAATACCGTGTTCCTGATTTCGCCCATTATCTATCTCTTCACCGGCATTCCCCCGGTGTCGGCGTGGTCTACCCCTTTCTATCTGCACTTTTTACCCTTTTTTATTGTCTCCGAACTGGCCTTTATGTTCGGCACCTGGGGCATTTCGGCCTGGGACGGCCGGGCCTCTTACCTCTCCTTTTTCTCGATGAATCTGCGGGCGCTAAACACCGTTTTGCGCGGGGAGCAGATCAAATTTCACGTCACGCCAAAAGAGCGACAGACGGGCCGTTTTCTCTATCTCGTCAAGCCGCAAATTGCCATCGTTGTACTCACCCTTACGGGGCTGCTATGGGGCGGCATTCAGGTGGCGCGCGGGCAGGTTGACGACCCCTCCGGGTACGTCATCAACATTTTCTGGGGCGCGGTGAATATTGCCGCCATGCTGCCGCTGATCTTCGCCGCCATATGGACGCCCCCCGAAGAGCAGGAGGCAAGTCGATGA
- a CDS encoding DUF3131 domain-containing protein, whose amino-acid sequence MRIRDALLPARSYLTILIGFLLGFAIVVWVEKQMPARVESSGGMTLSQDFPPLPAPRELTFDEAIWARVAWQYYVNNTQPNGLANAHDGEPWLSLWSVGSYLFAVVAAEQLHIVTAAEGDERLAAALFTLGQLPLNAQGLPAAQYHADTLQILGSPDSSAIGMGRLLTALQTLLWRYPQHAAAVRDLFNQWRVGALISNSPASQAAAPLHHWALAADEPRDSFGYRLYASHTLRLIDSAAGLAVTNPPQGQQMIDIDGIMVPDEGLRTPWGRQPSLISLPYLLTGLELGFDAQSAEIAWRIMQIQQRRHSLRVSKPPISTDYAEPAPDYASALADRQPQSAFAPRSAAPEQSAITSTRTAFAWYALFRNSWSEALRQQVQTLQVPGRGWQRGLNLNRSVNDVIDGDTNAIVLESLAYISRGQMLCLACLSPAPLPSSSAGATP is encoded by the coding sequence ATGAGGATCCGCGACGCCCTGCTCCCCGCCCGCAGCTACCTCACCATCCTCATTGGCTTCCTGCTGGGTTTTGCGATTGTCGTGTGGGTGGAAAAACAGATGCCCGCGCGCGTCGAGAGCAGCGGTGGGATGACGTTGAGCCAGGATTTTCCGCCGCTCCCTGCCCCGCGCGAGCTGACCTTTGACGAGGCGATCTGGGCGCGAGTGGCCTGGCAGTATTATGTGAATAATACTCAGCCAAACGGTCTGGCCAACGCGCACGATGGCGAACCCTGGCTTAGCCTGTGGAGCGTCGGCAGCTATCTTTTCGCCGTGGTCGCCGCAGAGCAGCTGCATATTGTGACCGCCGCCGAAGGTGATGAGCGCCTTGCCGCCGCCCTGTTTACGCTCGGTCAACTGCCCCTCAACGCCCAGGGATTGCCCGCCGCTCAGTACCATGCCGACACGCTGCAGATCCTCGGCAGCCCGGACTCCTCCGCCATCGGTATGGGACGCCTGCTCACCGCCCTGCAAACGCTGCTCTGGCGCTATCCTCAGCACGCCGCCGCGGTGCGGGATCTGTTTAATCAGTGGCGGGTCGGCGCGCTCATCAGCAACAGCCCCGCCAGCCAGGCCGCGGCGCCGCTGCACCACTGGGCGCTGGCGGCGGATGAACCGCGGGACAGCTTTGGCTACCGGCTGTACGCCAGCCATACGCTGCGGCTGATCGACAGCGCCGCGGGGCTGGCGGTGACCAACCCGCCGCAGGGGCAGCAGATGATCGATATCGACGGCATCATGGTGCCCGACGAGGGGCTGCGCACGCCCTGGGGTCGGCAGCCTTCGCTGATCAGCCTGCCGTACCTGCTCACCGGGCTTGAGCTGGGCTTTGACGCGCAGAGCGCGGAGATCGCCTGGCGCATCATGCAAATCCAGCAGCGCCGTCATAGCCTGAGGGTCAGCAAGCCGCCGATCAGCACCGACTACGCCGAGCCCGCGCCGGATTATGCCAGCGCGCTGGCGGACCGGCAGCCGCAGAGCGCCTTCGCCCCGCGCAGCGCCGCCCCGGAGCAATCGGCGATCACCTCCACCCGCACCGCCTTTGCCTGGTACGCCCTGTTCCGTAATAGCTGGAGCGAAGCGCTGCGCCAGCAGGTCCAGACGCTGCAGGTCCCGGGCAGGGGCTGGCAGCGCGGGTTAAACCTCAACCGCAGCGTCAACGACGTTATTGACGGCGATACCAACGCGATCGTGCTGGAAAGCCTGGCCTACATTTCCCGGGGGCAGATGCTGTGTCTGGCCTGCCTGAGCCCTGCCCCTCTCCCCTCGTCCTCAGCAGGAGCAACGCCATGA
- a CDS encoding STAS domain-containing protein has protein sequence MKIETERQASVTILTPAVRRLDASVAVAFKAAIAQEIGEDRTDLIVDFSKIDFIDSSGLGTLVSLMKMMNGKGEMTLCALNPGIRNMFTLTRMDRIFRICEDRTSALAQFNP, from the coding sequence ATGAAAATTGAAACCGAACGGCAGGCCTCGGTGACGATCCTGACGCCGGCGGTGCGTCGGCTGGATGCGTCCGTCGCGGTAGCCTTTAAAGCGGCAATCGCCCAGGAGATAGGCGAAGATCGCACCGATCTGATTGTTGATTTCAGTAAAATCGATTTTATAGACAGCAGCGGTTTGGGAACGCTGGTTTCCCTGATGAAAATGATGAATGGTAAAGGAGAAATGACACTGTGCGCGCTGAACCCCGGCATCCGCAATATGTTTACCCTGACCAGGATGGATCGTATTTTTCGTATTTGCGAGGATCGCACTTCAGCCCTTGCGCAGTTCAATCCGTGA
- a CDS encoding PP2C family protein-serine/threonine phosphatase yields MSAQHVLIVEDSLVYRRLLSRMLTQWGYIVSEAENGVAALAILENQPVSLVISDWEMPEMNGLTMCREVRRRQFGHYVYLILLTAREDPGDLTQGFEAGADDFLSKPVEQSELRARLHAGSRILSLEADLAARNARLSEALRQIEQDLELAARIQQSVLPAHQLRHQGFFSDWIFLPSAWVSGDIFNVFPLGDRLGFYCVDVSGHGVGAAMMSLAVARQFLHGRAVERFLFTADNQPASPAEVVAILNGRFCSDETEIVSYFTLIYGVIDLKTGAGKLCQAGHPTPFIVSPDAAVRPVGSGGAPVGLIDHLSWADVSFSLAPGERLCLFSDGITECENRSGEQFGEARLQAWLQDSVTQPLPALLPGFARHLIRWRSGDGQETQAMADDVSLLIIERTGDSDEN; encoded by the coding sequence ATGTCGGCACAGCACGTCCTGATTGTTGAAGATTCGCTGGTTTATCGTCGGCTGCTAAGCCGGATGTTGACGCAGTGGGGCTATATCGTCAGTGAGGCGGAAAACGGCGTCGCTGCGCTGGCGATCCTCGAAAACCAGCCCGTCAGCCTGGTGATAAGCGACTGGGAGATGCCAGAGATGAATGGCCTGACGATGTGCCGGGAAGTTCGCCGTCGCCAGTTTGGTCACTACGTTTATCTGATATTGCTTACCGCCCGCGAAGACCCTGGCGATTTAACGCAGGGGTTTGAGGCCGGGGCCGATGATTTTCTCAGCAAACCGGTAGAGCAGAGCGAACTGCGGGCGCGGCTGCACGCCGGGTCGCGGATCCTCTCCCTTGAGGCTGACCTCGCCGCGCGCAATGCGCGGCTGAGCGAAGCGCTGCGACAGATTGAACAGGATCTGGAGCTGGCGGCGCGCATTCAGCAGTCGGTTCTCCCGGCTCATCAGCTGCGTCATCAGGGATTTTTCTCCGACTGGATTTTCCTGCCCTCGGCCTGGGTGTCGGGAGATATTTTTAACGTCTTCCCGTTGGGCGATCGGCTCGGATTTTACTGCGTGGATGTCTCCGGACACGGCGTGGGGGCGGCGATGATGTCGCTCGCCGTCGCCCGCCAGTTTCTGCATGGCAGGGCCGTTGAGCGCTTTCTTTTTACGGCAGACAACCAGCCGGCGTCGCCTGCTGAAGTGGTGGCGATCCTTAATGGTCGTTTTTGCAGTGACGAAACAGAGATTGTCAGCTATTTCACCCTGATCTATGGCGTCATTGACCTGAAGACCGGCGCGGGCAAACTCTGTCAGGCCGGGCATCCCACGCCTTTTATCGTGAGCCCGGACGCAGCCGTCCGTCCGGTCGGCAGCGGCGGGGCGCCGGTGGGGTTGATAGACCATCTCTCGTGGGCAGATGTCAGTTTCTCACTGGCGCCGGGAGAGCGGCTGTGCCTGTTCAGCGACGGCATCACCGAATGTGAAAACCGGAGCGGTGAACAGTTTGGCGAGGCGCGTTTACAAGCGTGGCTGCAGGACAGCGTGACGCAGCCGCTGCCCGCGCTGCTGCCGGGGTTTGCCCGGCACCTGATCCGCTGGCGCAGTGGCGACGGGCAGGAGACTCAGGCGATGGCCGATGATGTTTCACTCTTGATTATTGAACGTACAGGGGACAGTGATGAAAATTGA
- a CDS encoding ATP-binding protein, which translates to MLFPAQLSSLSPLAAWLTQQMTPLSVGEEWRFALDLAACETATNIIRYALHEDRQRVFRVEFIAAEDRVTLRFIDAGEVFPAERLALARSDERFDVDPLAESGRGLRLILRAVDYFNVETRAGENVTTLIKALPDAGLRHSTDGASGEGPEVAPK; encoded by the coding sequence ATGCTGTTTCCTGCCCAACTCAGCTCGCTTTCACCGCTGGCGGCGTGGCTGACTCAACAAATGACGCCGCTGTCCGTCGGGGAGGAGTGGCGCTTCGCGCTCGATCTTGCCGCCTGTGAGACGGCCACCAATATCATTCGCTATGCGCTGCATGAGGATCGGCAACGCGTTTTTCGTGTCGAATTTATCGCAGCGGAGGACCGGGTGACGCTGCGCTTTATTGATGCAGGAGAGGTCTTTCCGGCAGAGCGCCTGGCGCTGGCGCGTAGCGATGAGCGCTTCGATGTCGATCCGTTAGCGGAAAGCGGCAGAGGTTTGCGGCTCATTCTGCGCGCGGTGGACTATTTTAATGTGGAAACCCGCGCCGGGGAGAATGTGACGACCCTGATAAAAGCGTTGCCGGATGCCGGCCTTCGCCATTCCACCGACGGTGCGTCAGGTGAAGGACCAGAGGTTGCCCCCAAGTGA
- the opgC gene encoding OpgC domain-containing protein, whose protein sequence is MSQVVSAISQKETYKSTAWRYSLTGDRDLRIDFMRGIALVMMVVAHTEVMSIFNIFSWERFGLTTGAEGFVILSGFMLGMLNRVRLQKAVLVTVSWGLYLRAWKIYQVNIIIIVSFLLLRYLPHINVYEVTHFTDRFSGTSWSLYPLTPQIKETWFNIILYLQIGPHQTQILGLYIFLLLLSPLFLGMLQKGHVYPLLGVSLLIYGCWQRWPVRVTPCEFEFAFPLMAWQFIFVLGMCCGWYKAELISFARTPPGKVAVAALVCIALILAFVAQNHTNPFMPPALLMHVIPPAEFNAFYHTWAAKNGLGPVRILNDISLMVTIYLLLTRCWRPLNWLAGWFLIPLGQRSLYTFILHVYIVLAVSQLVTFDLWRQAWIMNTLIHAAALGVLWLMAKYRVAARWIPN, encoded by the coding sequence ATGAGCCAGGTTGTTTCAGCGATTTCGCAAAAAGAAACTTATAAATCAACGGCCTGGCGTTACTCTCTGACCGGGGATCGCGACCTGCGTATCGACTTTATGCGCGGTATTGCTCTCGTGATGATGGTGGTGGCGCATACGGAAGTGATGTCGATATTTAATATTTTCAGCTGGGAACGATTTGGTTTGACCACCGGTGCCGAGGGCTTTGTGATCCTGTCCGGCTTCATGTTAGGGATGCTAAATCGTGTCAGATTACAAAAGGCAGTATTAGTGACGGTGAGCTGGGGGCTTTATCTTCGCGCCTGGAAAATATATCAGGTTAATATTATTATTATTGTCTCTTTTCTTTTGCTGAGATATTTACCTCATATTAATGTCTATGAAGTCACTCATTTTACCGACCGCTTTTCCGGGACCAGTTGGTCGCTTTATCCGCTAACCCCACAAATAAAAGAGACGTGGTTTAACATTATCCTCTATCTGCAGATTGGCCCGCATCAGACGCAGATCCTCGGTCTCTATATTTTTTTGTTATTGCTCAGCCCGCTGTTTCTCGGCATGCTGCAAAAGGGTCACGTCTACCCATTACTGGGCGTCTCGCTGCTGATCTACGGCTGCTGGCAACGCTGGCCGGTACGGGTGACGCCCTGCGAATTTGAATTCGCCTTTCCCCTGATGGCCTGGCAATTTATCTTTGTGCTGGGAATGTGCTGCGGCTGGTACAAAGCGGAACTGATCTCTTTCGCCCGCACGCCGCCCGGCAAAGTCGCCGTCGCGGCGCTGGTGTGCATCGCGCTTATCCTTGCGTTTGTCGCCCAGAATCATACCAATCCTTTTATGCCGCCCGCGCTGCTGATGCACGTGATCCCACCGGCGGAATTTAACGCCTTTTACCATACCTGGGCGGCGAAAAACGGCCTCGGGCCGGTACGGATCCTTAATGATATCAGTCTGATGGTCACTATTTATCTGCTGTTGACCCGGTGCTGGCGCCCCCTGAACTGGCTGGCAGGCTGGTTCCTGATCCCGCTCGGGCAGCGTTCGCTCTACACCTTTATTTTGCATGTTTACATCGTGCTCGCCGTAAGCCAGTTGGTCACCTTCGATCTGTGGCGCCAGGCGTGGATAATGAACACCTTGATCCATGCCGCCGCGCTGGGCGTACTGTGGCTGATGGCCAAATACCGCGTCGCCGCACGCTGGATACCTAACTAA